Proteins co-encoded in one Anaerolineales bacterium genomic window:
- a CDS encoding DMT family transporter, with translation MRTSPMLRETSADSPDPRRVYAALAVAVTTASFASLLIRWAQPYAPSLVIAAYRLAIAAALLWPVLLVQRRRQPERWRPADVGLTVVSGLFLALHFGTWITSLAYTSVASSAVLVATAPLFVALLSPVALGEQVPARLFGGLALGLLGILTIGASDLCVAVWPPQCSPAAGLLGSQAVQGDLLALCGAAAGAGYLLIGRSLRHRVSLLPYITLTYSAAAVGLILAAALRGLPLFGYPAIALGLFTLLAVFPQLIAHSTYNWALRHLPAAPVALTLLAEPVAATVLAAVLLRERPDSMELLGVALILGGIWLGARASAQTGTAAQPRE, from the coding sequence ATGCGCACCTCACCGATGCTTCGCGAAACGTCTGCTGACAGTCCCGACCCCCGCCGCGTCTACGCCGCACTGGCGGTGGCCGTCACCACCGCCTCGTTCGCTTCGCTCCTCATCCGCTGGGCGCAGCCCTATGCCCCGTCGTTGGTGATCGCCGCCTATCGGCTGGCCATCGCCGCCGCGCTCCTCTGGCCGGTCCTTCTGGTGCAGCGACGGCGCCAGCCAGAACGCTGGCGGCCAGCCGACGTCGGCCTGACGGTAGTTTCCGGCTTGTTCCTGGCGCTCCACTTCGGGACCTGGATCACCTCGCTGGCCTACACCAGCGTCGCCAGTTCCGCCGTCCTGGTCGCCACTGCGCCGCTGTTCGTCGCCTTGCTCTCACCCGTTGCCCTGGGGGAGCAGGTGCCCGCACGCCTGTTCGGCGGACTCGCCCTGGGCTTGCTCGGAATACTGACCATCGGCGCCAGCGACCTGTGCGTAGCGGTCTGGCCGCCGCAGTGTTCGCCGGCTGCCGGGCTGCTTGGCAGCCAGGCCGTGCAGGGAGACCTGCTGGCGCTGTGCGGCGCAGCGGCCGGGGCAGGCTACTTGCTTATTGGCCGCAGCCTGCGCCACCGCGTGTCGCTCTTGCCCTACATCACGCTGACCTATTCCGCCGCCGCTGTGGGCTTGATCCTGGCGGCGGCCCTGCGTGGCCTGCCCCTTTTCGGCTACCCTGCAATCGCCCTGGGGCTGTTCACCCTTCTGGCTGTGTTTCCCCAATTGATCGCTCACTCCACGTACAATTGGGCACTGAGGCACCTGCCCGCCGCCCCGGTGGCGCTGACCTTGCTGGCCGAGCCCGTAGCAGCTACGGTCCTGGCGGCGGTGTTGTTGCGCGAGCGGCCTGACTCCATGGAGCTGCTCGGGGTTGCCTTGATCCTGGGCG